From Corynebacterium frankenforstense DSM 45800, the proteins below share one genomic window:
- a CDS encoding acyl-CoA thioesterase, whose amino-acid sequence MAETTAEPQTPSPSVTLRFMAAPTDVLMAGASGVSGGRVLEWIDKAAYACATQWSGTYCVTAYVGHIHFTRPIPSGHMVEVRSRIAMTGRSSMHIVNEVLSADPRDGHFSPACDCLVIFVAKDTATGRSQAVPKFHPANKEEERVWQAAESRIDLRKAIEAEMAKQTYEGPSDAPRLITRFLAKPTDINWGGKVHGGTAMEWIDEAGTACTMEWSGIRTVAVYAGGIRFYQPISIGDLIEVDARMMRTDARSMQMSIHVRAGDAHRGRDELETAIHATVTYIGLGVDGEPQLARTFVPETEEDKRLAEHANTLRELRGHYSPLSLTPQVTHQRID is encoded by the coding sequence ATGGCCGAGACCACCGCCGAGCCCCAGACCCCCTCCCCCTCGGTGACGCTGAGGTTCATGGCGGCACCGACCGACGTCCTCATGGCCGGCGCCAGCGGGGTCTCCGGCGGGCGCGTGCTGGAGTGGATCGACAAGGCGGCCTACGCCTGCGCCACCCAGTGGTCCGGCACCTACTGCGTGACCGCCTACGTCGGCCACATCCACTTCACCCGCCCGATCCCCTCGGGCCACATGGTCGAGGTCCGCTCGCGCATCGCGATGACGGGCCGTTCCTCGATGCACATCGTCAACGAGGTCCTCTCGGCCGACCCGCGCGACGGCCACTTCTCCCCGGCCTGCGACTGCCTGGTCATCTTCGTGGCCAAGGACACGGCGACGGGCCGCTCGCAGGCGGTGCCGAAGTTCCACCCGGCCAACAAGGAGGAGGAGCGCGTCTGGCAGGCCGCCGAGTCGCGTATCGACCTGCGCAAGGCGATCGAGGCGGAGATGGCCAAGCAGACCTACGAGGGTCCATCGGACGCGCCGCGTCTGATCACGCGTTTCCTGGCCAAGCCGACGGACATCAACTGGGGCGGCAAGGTGCACGGCGGCACGGCCATGGAGTGGATCGACGAGGCCGGCACCGCCTGCACGATGGAGTGGTCCGGCATCCGCACCGTCGCGGTCTACGCGGGCGGCATCCGCTTCTACCAGCCGATCTCGATCGGCGACCTCATCGAGGTCGACGCCCGCATGATGCGCACCGACGCCCGTTCGATGCAGATGTCGATCCACGTGCGCGCCGGTGACGCCCACCGCGGCCGCGACGAGCTCGAGACCGCCATCCACGCCACCGTGACCTACATCGGCCTCGGCGTCGACGGCGAGCCGCAGCTGGCGCGCACCTTCGTCCCGGAGACCGAGGAGGACAAGCGCCTCGCCGAGCACGCCAACACCCTGCGCGAGCTGCGCGGTCACTATTCGCCGCTCTCGCTGACCCCGCAGGTCACCCACCAGCGCATCGACTGA
- a CDS encoding ABC transporter substrate-binding protein, with protein sequence MNTFTRTRRIHGPRRPHGTRRTLAALACCTLVLPLAACGANGGGTADGEGDDVGNQAAVSVENCGETVNFDAAPERVTTLKPASIPTLNALDVLDRVTARAGQYPTEYYDDATNAKIAEIPSITDKLDASGHLQISREEVVATSPDLVLGFTDTVNRETVGYTGGVRMLEEPGFCDALESPVTWDDVYDEVRLYGTVFDRGNKAEQVVADLEKRVAELADKASGEGRSVAVLYPTVGGGVTYAYGTGSMSHPIVESAGLENVYGDSTERVFEVTAEDLVARDPDVIIALYSEGEAGPVVDAVKQIKGMENAKAVRENRIMPLLLNFAEPPTPLAVDGLEKVDEFLESNQ encoded by the coding sequence ATGAACACCTTCACCCGCACCCGCCGCATCCACGGCCCGCGCCGCCCCCACGGCACCCGCCGCACCCTCGCCGCCCTGGCCTGCTGCACCCTCGTGCTGCCGCTGGCCGCCTGCGGCGCAAACGGCGGGGGAACCGCCGACGGCGAGGGGGACGACGTCGGCAATCAAGCAGCCGTCAGCGTCGAGAACTGCGGCGAGACCGTCAACTTCGACGCCGCGCCCGAGCGCGTGACCACGCTCAAGCCGGCCTCGATCCCGACGCTCAACGCGCTCGACGTGCTCGACCGCGTCACCGCGCGCGCCGGCCAGTACCCCACCGAGTACTACGACGACGCCACCAACGCGAAGATCGCCGAGATCCCGAGCATCACCGACAAGCTCGACGCCTCCGGTCACCTGCAGATCTCCAGGGAGGAGGTCGTGGCCACCTCCCCGGACCTCGTGCTCGGCTTCACCGACACCGTCAACCGCGAGACCGTGGGCTACACCGGCGGGGTGCGCATGCTCGAGGAGCCCGGCTTCTGCGACGCGTTGGAGTCCCCAGTGACCTGGGACGACGTTTACGACGAGGTGCGCCTCTACGGCACCGTCTTCGACCGCGGGAACAAGGCCGAGCAGGTCGTGGCGGACCTCGAGAAGCGCGTCGCCGAGCTCGCGGACAAGGCCAGCGGCGAGGGCCGCTCGGTCGCCGTGCTCTACCCCACCGTCGGCGGCGGCGTGACCTACGCCTACGGCACCGGCTCGATGTCGCACCCGATCGTCGAGTCCGCCGGGCTGGAGAACGTCTACGGCGACTCCACTGAGCGTGTCTTCGAGGTCACCGCCGAGGACCTCGTCGCGCGCGACCCCGACGTGATCATCGCGCTCTACTCCGAGGGCGAGGCCGGGCCGGTGGTCGACGCGGTCAAGCAGATCAAGGGCATGGAGAACGCGAAGGCCGTGCGCGAGAACCGCATCATGCCGCTGCTGCTCAACTTCGCCGAGCCGCCGACGCCGCTGGCCGTAGACGGCCTGGAGAAGGTCGACGAGTTCCTGGAGAGCAATCAGTGA
- a CDS encoding ABC transporter ATP-binding protein, with protein MSDAAGIRARGLTLDRGRKRVLDGVDLDVPPSGVLGLVGPNGSGKTTLLRCLYGSLDPDEGSVTVAGRALGEIPRKQLAREIAVVTQEQESDIPIRVADLVMLGRLPYLGATARPRAEDERIVEAALDSLGALDLAPRDVQSLSGGERQRALIARALAQETPYLFLDEPTNHLDVRYQYELLDLVANREGSTVVVLHDLNLAARYCDRLVLLDRGGVIAAGTPDEILLPEVLETVYRTRVDRVDVHGRIVLLFDTFGKEAR; from the coding sequence GTGAGTGATGCCGCCGGTATCCGCGCGCGCGGGCTGACGCTGGACCGCGGGCGCAAGCGCGTGCTCGACGGCGTCGACCTCGACGTGCCGCCGTCCGGGGTGCTCGGTCTCGTCGGACCGAACGGATCGGGCAAGACGACGCTGCTGCGCTGCCTCTACGGTTCGCTCGACCCGGACGAGGGTTCGGTGACCGTGGCCGGCCGCGCGCTCGGCGAGATCCCGCGCAAGCAGTTGGCTCGCGAGATAGCGGTGGTCACCCAGGAACAGGAGTCGGACATCCCGATCCGCGTGGCCGACCTGGTCATGCTGGGCCGGCTGCCCTACCTGGGCGCGACGGCCCGCCCGCGCGCCGAGGACGAGCGCATCGTCGAGGCGGCCCTGGATTCGTTGGGCGCGTTGGACCTCGCCCCGCGCGACGTCCAGTCGCTCTCCGGCGGCGAGCGCCAGCGCGCGCTCATCGCCCGCGCGCTGGCCCAGGAGACCCCGTACCTCTTCCTCGACGAGCCGACCAACCACCTCGACGTGCGCTACCAGTACGAGCTGTTGGACCTGGTCGCGAACCGGGAGGGTTCAACGGTGGTGGTGCTCCACGACCTCAACCTGGCCGCGCGCTACTGCGACCGGCTCGTGCTCCTCGACCGGGGCGGCGTCATCGCCGCGGGCACCCCCGACGAGATCCTGCTCCCCGAGGTCCTCGAGACCGTCTACCGCACCCGCGTCGACCGCGTCGACGTCCACGGGCGCATCGTGCTGCTCTTCGACACCTTCGGCAAGGAGGCGAGATGA
- a CDS encoding FecCD family ABC transporter permease — translation MTDTLGLAAARRRTVLWTLALTVALAATFIVGVGAGPVPIRPAETLQVVSHHLFGTALEGAAVHDAIIWEIRVPRVILGGLVGAGLALSGAILQTLVRNMLADPFVLGVNSGASTGAALAILFGLGAGLGDYALQGSAFIGALAASLLLWAVARSQGRLTSIRLLMAGVAIGYALSAVTSFLIFASDSAESSRSVMFWLLGSLGLAGWDGPLVVIAVIVAASVALLMLLARNLDALAVGDETALTAGVDPEKLRAGLLVITCLLVGGIVAMAGSISFVGLVVPHLARRFVGGAHRAVIPVSALAGAILLIWADIGARTLLAPRELSIGIITALVGAPFLLILVRRMYAPAN, via the coding sequence ATGACCGACACCCTGGGCCTGGCCGCCGCCCGCCGCCGCACCGTGCTGTGGACGCTGGCCCTGACCGTCGCCCTGGCGGCCACCTTCATCGTCGGCGTCGGCGCCGGGCCGGTGCCCATCCGCCCCGCCGAGACCCTCCAGGTCGTCTCGCACCACCTCTTCGGCACGGCCCTCGAGGGCGCCGCCGTCCACGACGCGATCATCTGGGAGATCCGCGTGCCGCGGGTCATCCTCGGCGGGCTCGTCGGCGCGGGGCTCGCGCTCTCCGGCGCGATCCTGCAGACCCTCGTGCGCAACATGCTGGCCGACCCCTTCGTCCTCGGCGTGAACTCCGGCGCCTCCACGGGCGCGGCGCTGGCCATCCTCTTCGGCCTCGGCGCGGGCCTCGGCGACTACGCCCTGCAGGGCAGCGCCTTCATCGGGGCACTGGCCGCCTCCCTGCTGCTGTGGGCCGTCGCCCGCTCGCAGGGCCGGCTGACCTCGATCCGCCTGCTCATGGCCGGTGTGGCCATCGGCTACGCGCTCTCGGCGGTGACCAGCTTCCTCATCTTCGCCTCCGACTCCGCGGAGTCCTCGCGTTCGGTGATGTTCTGGCTGCTCGGCTCCCTGGGCCTGGCCGGCTGGGACGGCCCGCTGGTCGTCATCGCCGTCATCGTCGCCGCCTCCGTGGCGCTGCTGATGCTGCTGGCCCGCAACCTCGACGCGTTGGCCGTCGGCGACGAGACCGCGCTGACCGCCGGCGTCGACCCGGAGAAGTTGCGCGCGGGACTGCTGGTGATCACCTGTCTGCTCGTCGGCGGCATCGTCGCGATGGCCGGCTCCATCAGCTTCGTCGGTCTGGTCGTGCCTCACCTGGCGCGTCGCTTCGTCGGCGGCGCCCACCGCGCGGTCATCCCGGTCAGCGCGCTGGCGGGCGCGATCCTGCTGATCTGGGCGGACATCGGGGCGCGCACGCTGCTCGCCCCGCGCGAGCTGTCCATCGGCATCATCACCGCCCTGGTCGGCGCGCCCTTCCTGCTGATCCTGGTGCGCCGCATGTACGCCCCGGCCAACTGA
- a CDS encoding class I SAM-dependent methyltransferase — protein MTTSLRTDLTAAGTAQLQARLDRYWSDRAAAYHGNQMHGRRARVDRELWSGVFAAHLPAAPARILDCGTGSGYLAFLLADLGHDVVGVDTAEGMLAAARTELDCRRRAGAPEARFVRADAVSPAPGLAAAGFGVGVGFDAVGSADANSRDTASAGTRSAGAGSAALDSPTPGPATPGSAAGFDAVVSRFLLWTLRDPVAAVRSWAELLAPGGRVVCVDANWFPEGTVGDLEVESAGGPDEFARTYTDETVRSLPLAGARGPEAFARVFHAAGLADVAVEEVARVQELDAELGTAPGHESRPHYVVSGRV, from the coding sequence ATGACCACTTCCCTGCGCACTGACCTGACGGCCGCGGGCACGGCTCAGCTGCAGGCGCGACTCGACCGCTACTGGTCCGACCGCGCCGCGGCCTACCACGGCAACCAGATGCACGGCCGCCGCGCCCGAGTCGACCGCGAGCTGTGGTCCGGCGTCTTCGCCGCGCACCTGCCCGCGGCCCCGGCCCGCATCCTCGACTGCGGCACCGGCTCCGGCTACCTCGCCTTCCTGCTCGCCGACCTGGGCCACGACGTCGTCGGGGTGGACACCGCCGAGGGCATGCTCGCCGCCGCCCGCACCGAGCTCGATTGCCGACGTCGCGCCGGCGCACCCGAGGCGCGTTTCGTCCGCGCGGACGCCGTCTCACCCGCCCCCGGCCTGGCCGCGGCCGGCTTCGGGGTGGGCGTGGGCTTCGACGCGGTGGGGTCCGCGGATGCAAACTCCAGGGATACCGCTTCCGCGGGCACTCGTTCCGCGGGTGCCGGTTCCGCGGCTCTGGACTCCCCGACTCCGGGTCCCGCGACTCCCGGTTCCGCCGCCGGCTTCGACGCGGTGGTCTCCCGGTTCCTGCTGTGGACCCTGCGCGACCCGGTCGCCGCCGTCCGCTCCTGGGCCGAGCTGCTCGCCCCGGGCGGCCGGGTGGTCTGCGTGGACGCGAACTGGTTCCCTGAGGGCACCGTGGGTGACCTCGAGGTCGAGTCGGCCGGCGGACCGGACGAGTTCGCCCGGACCTACACGGACGAGACGGTACGGTCGCTGCCGTTGGCCGGAGCCCGCGGGCCGGAGGCCTTCGCCCGGGTCTTCCACGCGGCGGGGTTAGCGGACGTGGCCGTCGAAGAGGTAGCGCGGGTCCAGGAACTGGACGCGGAGCTCGGGACCGCCCCGGGCCACGAGTCCCGCCCCCACTACGTCGTCAGCGGACGGGTCTAA
- the trhA gene encoding PAQR family membrane homeostasis protein TrhA yields the protein MSRSSHPRRRRRPLVDRGPRPLIRGWFHLVAACLSVVSGTVLTTFAWMTLPWWQALGVTVYAVGLLTLFGVSAAYHRGPWRSEAAVRWWRRADHATIAVFIAATYTPLCLIVLEPAQAAWMLGTAWLGAIGGVVLNLVWIGHPRWLDVVVYLALGWLIVPLIPQLWHSAGPAVVWLLFAGGVIYSLGAVVYGARWPGRSARWYGYHEHFHTATIIAAVVHLVAVWMVVVQGG from the coding sequence ATCTCGCGCTCCTCGCACCCGCGCCGCCGTCGGCGTCCCCTGGTCGACCGGGGCCCGCGCCCCCTGATCCGCGGCTGGTTCCACCTGGTGGCCGCCTGCCTCTCGGTGGTCTCCGGCACGGTGCTGACCACCTTCGCCTGGATGACCCTGCCCTGGTGGCAGGCCCTCGGGGTGACCGTCTACGCCGTCGGCCTGCTCACCCTCTTCGGCGTCTCCGCGGCCTACCACCGCGGGCCCTGGCGCAGCGAGGCAGCCGTGCGGTGGTGGCGGCGCGCCGACCACGCGACCATCGCCGTATTCATCGCCGCCACCTACACCCCGCTGTGCCTCATCGTCCTCGAGCCCGCCCAGGCGGCCTGGATGCTCGGCACCGCGTGGCTCGGCGCGATCGGCGGGGTGGTGCTCAACCTCGTGTGGATCGGCCACCCCCGCTGGCTCGACGTCGTGGTCTACCTCGCGCTCGGCTGGCTGATCGTCCCGCTCATCCCGCAGCTGTGGCACTCGGCCGGGCCCGCCGTGGTCTGGCTGCTCTTCGCCGGCGGCGTCATCTACAGCCTGGGCGCCGTGGTGTACGGCGCGCGTTGGCCCGGGCGCAGCGCCCGCTGGTACGGCTACCACGAGCACTTCCACACCGCGACGATCATCGCCGCGGTCGTGCACCTGGTGGCCGTCTGGATGGTCGTCGTCCAGGGCGGGTGA